DNA from Salmo trutta chromosome 14, fSalTru1.1, whole genome shotgun sequence:
AAAACCTTTGCTGGGGTATGGGAACACTAAGACTGAATCTTACCCCTTGACTAGTTTTGCCAAATTATTACTTTTTTTTCTATAATTGAAGTTCCAATAGAATATGACCATTGATGGCTGCCATCTAAACAAAAAAGTACAGTTGTTCTTATTCTTGTTTACATATTGTAGTGGTTCTTACATCTTTAGGGGGGGTGGGGTGAGTGTTCTAATGTTGTCCTCTAATAATCCCCACAGACTAGAACATGCTATATATTGAAATTACAGGGGCAATTAACCACAATGAATGCTCAATACTGGGTTCATGTTTCTTTATCAATAGTTGGAGGTAAGAATATGCTTCCGCAATCCTAGTCTAATAGAGAGTGCAATAAGTAACATTTGTTCACAGTTGGTGTATTCATAAATCTGTTTAACAAACTTCATTTTCTGTCTCTATTCTTCAGCGTGGTACCCAAGTTAAGTATCATGTTGGATCTCTGTGTCACCATCAAAGGGATGTCCTTCCTGTTGCAAACAGGGTTAGGGTTCCTGGGGAACACCCTGGTGCTGCTGGCCTACACCCAGGTAGTCTGCTCTGAGTGCCGACTCCAGCCTGTGGACATAATTCTCTGCCAACTAGCCTTCGTTGACCTGATACTGATCCTCACCCGCTGCATCCCCCAGACAATGACTGTGTTTGGCCTGCGTGACCTGCTGAATGACCCGGGCTGCAAGGTGGTCGTCTACTCCTACCGCATCACCCGGGCTCTGTCAGTGTGCATCACCTGTATGCTCAGTGTGTTCCAGGCAGTGACCATCGCCCCTGCAGGTGGACCCTGTTTGTCCAGGCTTAAGGCCCAGCTTCCCAGTCTCATCGTGCCCACCATCGCAGGGCTGTGGCTCTTCAACATGGCTGTATGCTTGGCAGCTCCATTATTCTCTATTGCCCCTCGCAACGGCACAGTGCCTGCCTTCACCCTCAATCTGGGCTTCTGCCATGTGGACTTCAGAGACAGGCTGTCCTACAAGATCAATGGAGTGGTTGTCTCTACACGGGACTTTGCCTTTGTGGGGCTCATGTTGTGGTCTAGTGGCTacatccttctcctcctccaccgtCACAGCCACCAGGTGAGAAGCATCCGACGATCATCCCAGGGTGGAGGAGCTGAGACTAGGGCAGCCAAGACAGTGATCACCCTGGTGGTGTTGTATGCTGTATTCTTCGGCATAGACAATATCATCTGGGTTTACATGCTGACGGTAGATAAGGTGTCTCCAGTGGTAAATGACATGAGGGTCTTCTTCTCCTGCTGTTATGCCTGTCTCAGCCCCTTTTTCATCATCAGCTCCAATAAGAAGGTCAAGAGTAAGTTGGTGTGTGTGGCAGCTGACCAAGAACAGCCATCAGTCGACACCCAGGACTCCAATGACAAGATGTAAAATGTTACCAAAATTCTgggcagattttttttctttttctgggGCTATTAATACCTCATGGATGGTCTTGTGATTCATTTGTGTAATTATGCCTATGTAGCCTACTTGTTATAGGcatttgtgtatttgtgtaaatCATTGACAGTTTTCAGGATTTTAGATTGAACTAGTCAGACCTGAGGTTCGAAACTATATTATCATTCTATTGGACAAGCAGGAGCTGTGAAGATAGACGGCAAATACAGTAGCATACAATACAACAATGTAGTCCAActatacttaaaaaaaataataaaaacgtATTTTATATTCTGTTCTATGTAGCTATTTATTTTGACTGTATTCCATACGCATAGATTGTATTGTAGAGTACGCTCTAGCTGTCACAGCTTTTCCATTGGAATGTGGAGGTTCCACAGGCCACACGCGCAGCTGTTGGCTGCACAGATTTGACAGTTCTGACAGAAATGTCAACAAACAAGCAGGCTCCGATCAACCCGGAAAAAGGAAGTGCAAGAGCTTAAAAATAGTTGTTTCGGTGTGCATTCCTGGGAATTCGACTTCAAATACAACTGATAGCAAAGATTGGGGAAATCGTTTTGAGAACTGCAGTAAAAGAGAGTTACTCATAAATCATTGCAATTCCTACAGGCGAGATGCTGTTCACGTTAACTGGCTATAGTTTACGTCGTCGAGCCGCGCGCCACTCCTGGGCTGAAGAAGAGCTGGCGAGATAACTCTTTGTTTAAtggtagctagcttgctaacgttacttGTTTCTAATCTATATAATGTAAATGTGGCACGAATCTGTTTACCTATTTTCAACGGTGGCAAGTTCAACCGTGTTTTGTACGAGTTGAAAAGTATAGCCGAGGTTGCATGAATGATGGCGAAGCAGAGCTACGACACTGCGACATCCCGCTTGATGATACTGCTCTGGGATGATGGTTTTACTGGCTGTTTTTAGAATGATCACTAGTACAGAGTTTCATTTGAACACAGTTGAACAATTGTATCACCTATCTTCAACCACATTATCCTTTGGGCTAAATTGAGATTAGTTGAATTTCTATATAGTTATTTTTTTGTAATGAGGGTAACAATTGTACATGCAGCACAATGAAAAACAGTAAGCTATAATTACCTAGCAGTGGTAATTTCTGGTATTGAGTGAACATGTTGTGGCCACAGAAAGGCCCATTGTACTCCACAATGTCATTGTTTTTGCTTAATCTCTAATGTTCTCTCCATTGCTTTTGTTGTTACACAAGCCTGGGTTGCAGCCAGATCTTATCTGTCCCTGTGTCCCCTCTGAAATGACCTGACACTGAATGTTCACCACAATCATAAGACAATGGCGAGAATAGCATGGTATCAAGAGAAGGTAAGACATGCTGGACTTACTGACAATGTAATGAGGGTCTAAAATCCCTTACATGGTATAATAAAACTGAAGTGTGTCCATGTGTCAACAGATCGGTGCATATGATCAGCAGGTTTGGGAGAAGTCTCTGGAACAGGCTGAACTTAATGTAAGTTCATGACGTTTGGTTTAATATGCTCATATTTCACCAGCAATTAAATGAATGTCTTATGCGATCAGTATTTGTTGGAAAGATAACTGTCTCTCACACAGGGCATGGCCTGTAAACCAAAAAGGTCCGGTCATGTCAAGCCAGACCTCATTGATGTTGACTTAGTAAGAGGTGACTATCCATTTATTACAAGGTGTTATATGTATGCTCATTTGCACTATTTGCTTATTGGATGGATATGGTGCATGCAACGCTATAGATTGTCTCTCTTCTTTTCCAGGGTCTACATTCGGCAAGGCCAAGCCCGATAGTCCATGGACGGCGTTGACCCGTAAGGGCCTGGTCAGGGTGCTCCTCTTCCCCTTCTTCTTCCAGTGGTGGATCCAGGTGACCTCCAGGTCCATCTCTACCTGTATCCTGGTGCTCTACTTCATGCAAGGTAAACTTACATCTCACCTTAACATTGCTTTAGGAATGATGCAGATGTATGCTGTGGAATCCAATATACTTTTTCATAAACCTAAATGGGTCTGTAACTCTGTCCCCTAAATAGTCTATTAATGGCTTTCTCTCTGTAGTGGCAGCAGCAATGTTGTACGTGGAGGTTCCTGCAGCCATTGCTAGTGAGCAGTTGGGGCCAATGTGTCTTATGTTATTGCTGGGGACAGTGCACTGCCAGATAGTGTCCACTGAGTCCAACCGGAGCCCTTCAGTCAGTCctgtcagcagcagcagcaccagccCTGCACGCAGGAGGAGGTATGGTTCTTATtgccagtaacacacacacactgctaacacACACATGCTGTTCACACATATGCTGTTCACAAACATGGTGCTCACACACATGCTGTTCATACACACCCTTTTATACACTTGCGCAAACTGCTCCCACACTGTATAACATGTTCCCTTATTTTCTCACCCTTCATTCAGGCTAAGGAAGGGTAAAGGATTGaagaggacagagggacaggtCAACGACAGGGACACTGAGCTGCAGCCTTGGCAGCTGGAGGAAAACCAGAGGTTGTACAGATCAGAAGAGAGAAGGGTAAGGCCAAACAAACAATGATCAGATCCTTTACCTGATCATTAAACAATGACTGTTTGAGTCAAGCAGTCATTAACAGAGTTCCAGTTTTTCCTTTTTTGCCAAATGTCTGTGTGAATCAACATTTGTTTCCTTTGCGTTGCCTTAGTAAACTTGTATAGAGGGTTGTAAGGCTAGATTTTTGTCTGTGGTTTACATTTTGGGTATCATGTGGATTTGCTGTTTTATCCAGCTAATTCTATTGCTGTTTGTGATGTTGTCCAGTCAAATCAGAAAAAGTCGGGCTTTGGGGCCTCTGATGAGCTTTCCAGTGAGGATGATAAGGAAGCAAAACCACCCACTAGTGTAGCTGGACCAACACCTACCACTGTCCTCAGGAAGAGACACCTTCACTCCTTCTCAAATCCCTCACCACCTGAGGTAAACCTTAAGACAGTCAGGGTGCTCTGGTCCTGCTCTTTGTAGCCTGAGTGAAAGGTGGACATTTAGTTTGACCAGTCCTATTATTTGCACAGGAGGAAAGTAGTGGAGGTGCCAAGGACACTAAGGTGAACCCTCGTGAAGTGGAGCACCTGAGGACCGAGGGCTCGCGCCCGGCCTCTGACACAGATGATACGATGTGGGAGGATCTTCTTCAGGGGCCTGACTCCGCCTCCACTGGCAGCAGTGACAGTGAGGGGCGGTACTGCCCTGGCCTGACTCTCCCCCCATCCACCACTCTCAGCAGTGATGATGAGAACCTACAGCAGGTGGGTCTACACCACCATACCCTGTCACATAATATGTAACCTCAAAAGGCTTAGTATATCAGCACACCAGCTTTCTCTCCTCACAGGGTCAACTATCGTGGCTGCAGGCGTGCCACCCATCCAGAGACCGGGTCAGTGCAATCATTTGGGAGCAGGGGGAGTGCAAGAAAGCAGACATGTCAGTACTGGAGATCAGTGGGATCATCCTCACACGGGTACACCTCCTATGACCATTTCATTACACTCACTGATGCCGTTTTGGTACAATTAACACACGTTCAATACAGAGTGAATGCTGGTGTGTAATGCTTTAGGGCTGGAATGGGTTTCTTACTGTTTCTATTTATAGAAACACCATATGGGCTGTGTACTCTGTGCCCCATAACTCTGTCCTCCTAACAGAGGTGATATCTTCTCTGTAGGTGAAAGTGGTGGAGCAGGGCATGGGATACCTAGCCCTGGGGGGGTTGGTCACTGCCACACTGGTGCTGCTTCCCTTTGGCTTCCGCCTGGCACAGCGGCTGGACATGACACGCCTGAGCTCCCTGTCCCTGGCTGAGCTGGCTGTCATGGCGGTGGGGCCGCCCGATGCCAAGACCTATGCCTTCCTCTTCATCACCACCGTGGAGAGGCTCTGCCTTACAGGCCTCTTCTTCTTCATGATGTGTGTGGCAGAGAGGACCTACAAACAGGTCAGCATGTTAGTCCCACTGTTGTAGACTCACTACAACAAAATGAATACGCTGTAAATGGTGTGGCTGTTTCTCTTTCAACAGAGGCTTGTTTTCGCCAAACTCTTCAACCACATCACATCAGCACGAAAGGCCAAGAAGTCGGAAATCCCCCACTTCAGGCTGAAGAATGTGCAGAACATTAAGATGTGGCTGTCGCTCCGCTCCTTCCTCAAGGTCTGAGTTCTTCTCACTACTCGGGTGCCTTTAATTCAGCGTATGGTTTTCCACTAGGGGGGATGAAGGTCCTGCCCTCATTGAAATGTGCCCAAATATTTTTTCCTATTAACCACAGAGACGTGGGCCCCAGCGTTCCGTTGATGTCATCGTCTCCTCCATATTCCTCCTGGCCCTTTCTATCGCCTTCATCTTGTGTACACAGGTCAGACATATCTATAAAAAGAGTAAATACACAAGATTCCAGTAAACACACCATGATTTACCatccacaattttttttttttaaagacctgTTCTAAGAACGAATGTGCATTTGTTAAGCTCCAACCTGTACAAACAGAATAGATTTAAGATAATGAGTACTCATTTTCTATATCTAACTGCCAGCTCCTAAAGAGTCACCACACATTCCTGGACTCCGAGACCAACTGGGAGCTCATGGTGTGGGGCTcctccctcatcctcttcctgctcCGTCTGGCCACCCTGGGCTCCGAGACCAACTGTAAATACAGCAACGTGTCAGTGCTGCTTACCGAACAGGTAAGGCcccctgctacacacacacatacacaatcaggGTTCGCATTAATGCAGGATTCTGAATTTTTCACGCAGAAAGGGAAAGATAAAAGACAGAAAAAAAGATCTGCATTTTATAAACACAGATtttaaaatgcttcttattgtaaatTCTGCTCAGCTTCAGTCAGGGTTCGCTCCAAATCATGAATGTAAAAGGACTAATTTCGTGcatcagttgcacttctccactcggaTGAAATATCTTTGCACTTGTCATTGGATCATCAGACAGCGTTCTGACTGATGTAGGCTACTTTTCTCTGTTACTTTCCTCCGGTCTAGTTTCTCTCTGGTAGCAAgttaaaatgcaagattaacttcaAGCAAACCTTCAGGAAATGTAGGcagctacattctttctatgataaacattagaaatatggccatgcatcgtttttgcaaaaaatacctt
Protein-coding regions in this window:
- the LOC115207696 gene encoding putative homeodomain transcription factor 2 isoform X1: MARIAWYQEKIGAYDQQVWEKSLEQAELNGMACKPKRSGHVKPDLIDVDLVRGSTFGKAKPDSPWTALTRKGLVRVLLFPFFFQWWIQVTSRSISTCILVLYFMQVAAAMLYVEVPAAIASEQLGPMCLMLLLGTVHCQIVSTESNRSPSVSPVSSSSTSPARRRRLRKGKGLKRTEGQVNDRDTELQPWQLEENQRLYRSEERRSNQKKSGFGASDELSSEDDKEAKPPTSVAGPTPTTVLRKRHLHSFSNPSPPEEESSGGAKDTKVNPREVEHLRTEGSRPASDTDDTMWEDLLQGPDSASTGSSDSEGRYCPGLTLPPSTTLSSDDENLQQGQLSWLQACHPSRDRVSAIIWEQGECKKADMSVLEISGIILTRVKVVEQGMGYLALGGLVTATLVLLPFGFRLAQRLDMTRLSSLSLAELAVMAVGPPDAKTYAFLFITTVERLCLTGLFFFMMCVAERTYKQRLVFAKLFNHITSARKAKKSEIPHFRLKNVQNIKMWLSLRSFLKRRGPQRSVDVIVSSIFLLALSIAFILCTQLLKSHHTFLDSETNWELMVWGSSLILFLLRLATLGSETNCKYSNVSVLLTEQINLYLKMEKKPNKKENLNIVNNVLKLATKLMKELDTPFRLLGLTVNPLIYNITRVVILSAVSAVVSDLLGFNIRLWKIKP
- the ora1 gene encoding olfactory receptor class A-like protein 1; amino-acid sequence: MTAVFPGTPTTVRDSVVPKLSIMLDLCVTIKGMSFLLQTGLGFLGNTLVLLAYTQVVCSECRLQPVDIILCQLAFVDLILILTRCIPQTMTVFGLRDLLNDPGCKVVVYSYRITRALSVCITCMLSVFQAVTIAPAGGPCLSRLKAQLPSLIVPTIAGLWLFNMAVCLAAPLFSIAPRNGTVPAFTLNLGFCHVDFRDRLSYKINGVVVSTRDFAFVGLMLWSSGYILLLLHRHSHQVRSIRRSSQGGGAETRAAKTVITLVVLYAVFFGIDNIIWVYMLTVDKVSPVVNDMRVFFSCCYACLSPFFIISSNKKVKSKLVCVAADQEQPSVDTQDSNDKM
- the LOC115207696 gene encoding putative homeodomain transcription factor 1 isoform X2 gives rise to the protein MARIAWYQEKIGAYDQQVWEKSLEQAELNGMACKPKRSGHVKPDLIDVDLVRGSTFGKAKPDSPWTALTRKGLVRVLLFPFFFQWWIQVTSRSISTCILVLYFMQVAAAMLYVEVPAAIASEQLGPMCLMLLLGTVHCQIVSTESNRSPSVSPVSSSSTSPARRRRLRKGKGLKRTEGQVNDRDTELQPWQLEENQRLYRSEERRSNQKKSGFGASDELSSEDDKEAKPPTSVAGPTPTTVLRKRHLHSFSNPSPPEEESSGGAKDTKVNPREVEHLRTEGSRPASDTDDTMWEDLLQGPDSASTGSSDSEGRYCPGLTLPPSTTLSSDDENLQQGQLSWLQACHPSRDRVSAIIWEQGECKKADMSVLEISGIILTRVKVVEQGMGYLALGGLVTATLVLLPFGFRLAQRLDMTRLSSLSLAELAVMAVGPPDAKTYAFLFITTVERLCLTGLFFFMMCVAERTYKQRLVFAKLFNHITSARKAKKSEIPHFRLKNVQNIKMWLSLRSFLKRRGPQRSVDVIVSSIFLLALSIAFILCTQLLKSHHTFLDSETNWELMVWGSSLILFLLRLATLGSETNCKYSNVSVLLTEQELDTPFRLLGLTVNPLIYNITRVVILSAVSAVVSDLLGFNIRLWKIKP